The following proteins are encoded in a genomic region of Cryptomeria japonica chromosome 11, Sugi_1.0, whole genome shotgun sequence:
- the LOC131075213 gene encoding putative bidirectional sugar transporter SWEET7d: MEIEDTIRTVIGIIGSVTSIHIFLSPASIINEICKWRSTLRYSGFQYHMKILICALSVLYGLPFVKPNSIIVSNINGIGLAIHIMYITMFLKFCKDKETRMINMVVIVLITLFLAAVALSSLLIFHTDTERYTIVGAICIFFNVLMCSSSLNVMRAVIQEKSVIYINPYLSLTVLANGLIWIAYGAIHFDIIIVLPNGLEAGFAACELFVYAVYYSRTQFPDDDQRAAIEMNNSGAGLKIIKEKLH; encoded by the exons atggagattgaagaCACAATTCGTACAGTTATCGGTATCATAG GGAGTGTGACTTCAATTCATATATTTCTCTCTCCAGC CTCAATAATTAACGAGATCTGCAAATGGAGAAGCACGCTACGGTATTCAGGGTTTCAATATCACATGAAGATTCTGATTTGTGCACTGTCGGTTTTGTACGGTTTGCCTTTTGTAAAACCGAATAGCATAATTGTGTCTAACATAAATGGCATAGGTCTTGCCATACATATAATGTACATCACcatgtttttgaaattttgcaaagataAAGAGACAAGG ATGATCAATATGGTGGTGATTGTTCTCATAACTTTGTTTTTGGCGGCTGTTGCGCTTTCCTCTCTTTTGATATTTCATACTGACACAGAGCGATACACAATTGTAGGGGCCATTTGCATTTTCTTTAATGTCTTAATGTGTTCATCTTCATTGAATGTCATG AGAGCAGTTATTCAAGAGAAGAGTGTGATATATATAAATCCCTACCTGTCTCTTACCGTGCTTGCCAATGGATTAATCTGGATTGCTTATGGAGCCATACACTTTGACATAATTATTGTG CTTCCAAACGGATTGGAAGCTGGTTTTGCAGCATGTGAGTTGTTTGTCTACGCCGTTTATTACAGTAGAACACAATTTCCTGATGATGATCAGAGAGCCGCCATTGAGATGAACAACTCTGGAGCTGGACTAAAAATTATTAAGGAAAAATTGCATTAA